The Halobacillus ihumii genomic sequence TAGAAGCACCTTCAAGAATTCCAAGGGCCGGAGATGATAAGATCACACCATCAACCTTCAGTTTGAGCTGTTGCATCGTGCGAATAACCGCTAAACCACCCATACTGTGCCCTAAAAGGAAGACAGAACCTTCCCCGGTCTCTTTCAGCCACTCCTCAATCGTATGTATGTATTGATTAAAGGATTTAATATGGCCTTTCATACCTTCTGACCTTCCTTGACCAGGGAGATCCCTGGAGATAACTTTATATCCATCAGCATGCAACTGTTTGATTAAATGTTCGTATCTTCCAATGTGTTCAAAAGCACCATGAACGATCACAATAGTCGCTTGCACCGCACACATATAATCCCTCCCATGCAACACCTTACTTTTGCTATACTAGATTATATCCATATTATAAGGGGGATTAGCGTGATTTGCGAATATAAAGGAAAGTACCCGCAAATTGACTCGACAGCCTACATAGCTGAAGATGCAGCCATTACGGGCGATGTCGTCATTGGTCCGTATGCGAGCGTTTGGTTTAAAACTGTTATACGCGGGGACGTTGCTCCGGTTAAAATTGGGAAAGAAGTAAATATCCAGGACTTAAGCATGCTGCATCAAAGTCCCAACCAACCGTTGATCATTGAAGACGGTGTAACTGTAGGACATCAAGTCACCCTTCATTCGGCCCACATTAAAAAGGATGCACTCATTGGTATGGGATCTCTCATTCTCGATGGTGCCGAAATAGGTGAGCAGGCGTTTATAGGAGCAGGCAGTCTTGTTCCTCCAGGTAAAGTCATACCTCCCAGGACACTAGCTTTTGGCCGTCCAGCAAAAGTGGTTCGGGAACTGAACGAGGAAGATTATAAAGAACTAGAACGAATTCGAACAACTTATGTCGAGAAGGGTCAAGTTTATAAGCAGCTTAGAAAAGAATCATAATAAAAAATAAAGAAAACCGTTCAACTTAAAATGAAGAAAGGTTTTCTTCTCTATTTATTGCAGACGTTTTTTCAGGTCTTCAGCCCGATCCACTTTTTCCCATGGGAATTCAACATCTGTACGGCCAAAGTGACCATAGGCAGCTGTTTGACGATAAATAGGACGACGTAGATCAAGCATTTTAATAATGCCAGCAGGACGTAGATCAAACAATTCCCTAACTGCTGTCACAAGCTTCTCTTCCGTTACTTTTCCTGACCCGTGTGTATCAATGGAGATCGAAACTGGCTGCGCTACGCCAATGGCATACGCCAATTGAACTTCACAGGAATCAGCTAAGCCTGCAGCTACAATGTTTTTCGCAACATAGCGGGCAGCATAGGCCCCAGATCGGTCTACTTTAGTAGCATCTTTACCGCTAAAGGCTCCTCCCCCATGGCGAGCATATCCGCCATATGTGTCAACAATAATCTTTCTACCTGTTAACCCGGCATCACCTTGTGGGCCGCCAATGACAAACCTTCCAGTAGGATTAATAAAATACTTGGTCTCCTCATCAATAAGTTCTGACGGGACAACAGGCTGAATAACTTTATCTTTCAAATCTCTTTGAATTTGTTCAAGTGTTATTTCTTCGGCATGCTGTGTAGAGATAACAATCGTATCGACTCGAACAGGCTGATCATGTTCATCATACTCAATCGTTACCTGAGTCTTCCCATCTGGACGCAAATAACCGAGAGTACCATCATTGCGCATATCTGAAAGACGCTTCGATAACTTATGAGCAAGTGATATCGGCAAAGGCATTAGTTCAGCCGTTTCGTTATTTGCAAAACCAAACATTAGACCTTGGTCTCCTGCACCAATAGACTCGATTTCTTGATCGCTCATTTGACCCTCTCTTGACTCTAGCGCTACATCTACTCCGCCTGCAATGTCCGGAGATTGTTCATCTATAGCCGTTAATACAGCACATGTATCAGCGTCAAATCCATACTTCGCTCTTGTATAGCCGATATCTTTAATCGTTTGACGTACAATAGCAGGGATATCTACATACGTATTTGTACTGATCTCACCTGAAACGAGGACAAGTCCTGTCGTAACAGTTGTTTCACACGCAACACGTGCGTTCGGATCATTTTTTAAAATTTCGTCTAGAATCGCATCAGAAATCTGGTCACAGATTTTATCAGGATGACCTTCTGTTACAGATTCAGATGTGAATAACCGGCGATTGGCTGGCATTCTGCTAAACTCCTCCTTCTGTTAAATACATAGATTAGACGGAACTCTTTACCAGTATCATTAGAAACCTCTCTAGATTCCTATGGTTTCCTTACAATCGTTTTTATGGCTATTGCACATTTCACGTTATATGTACATATGAATATGAACATCATCAGAAATTGTGCTGAACCTTTTCCCAATAAAAGAAAAAACCCTTCCTTCGTTCAGAGGAAAGGCATCGTTTCCTTTCGCTCTTATCGTCCAAGGCATAACAATTGCCTTGCTTCAGGTTAGCACCATGTCAGCAGCTATCTGACGGTTGCCGGGTTTCTCAGGGCCTGTCCCTCCACCAACTCTGGATAAGAGAGTATCCGTTCGAGATAATCGTACCGAAAACCTCATTTAATGTCAATCCGTTTACTATGCTTTAAGAAACGGTCTGCTTTTCTACGTAAATATCGCTATTATATAGTTAGCTCATATATCTGGAATAAGGAGCTCTTTACATTTCCGGTAAAAAGATGGATTCTCCGATTTACAAAAAAACAGAGACTAGTTTGACCATTATTGCTAAATGCAATAGGAAACGAATGAACTAGGGGTAAACCCCCACAAATAACAGCTTGGATTGTTCAAAGTTATCGAATGCGTGATACAAAATTTTATAGTAAAATAAATTGAAAGCATTTTCATTATTAGTATGGATTATTAAAATGAATGTGTTATACTATTAATCAACTTAAAGCAATAACTTAAAGTAATTTATGCTTTTTATTAATTTTAAAGTAAAGGCGGGTTGACACATATGAGTGCCATTAACCAACTATCAGATTTAAACCAACTTTTAGCGCAAGAGCATGTCCTCCATCATTTGTCTGTACCACAACTTGTAGAAAAAATACTTTCCAAAAAAGAAGGATCGTTAACGGATCGTGGGGCTGTTCTAGCTACTACAGGCACCTATACTGGCCGATCTCCAAAGGATAAATTTATCGTAAAAGATCATGAGTCAGAACCCAACGTCAACTGGGGAAGCACCAATCAGCCTATAGATGAGAGCACATTCGTTCATTTATACCATAAAGTGTTGGATCATTTAAAAGAGCGTGAAGAAGTATTTGTTTTTAAAGGCTACGCAGGAGCAGACAAGAAAAGCCAACTGCCTATTCAAGTCATCAATGAATTCGCATGGCATAATTTATTTGCCCGCCAAATGTTTATCCGCCCAACTGATCAAGAGCTCTCTGAGCACGAAGCCGAGTTTACAGTCATATCTGCACCAACATTTAAAGCTAATCCAAGAGTAGATGGAACGAACTCGGAAGCTTTCATTATGATTTCATTTAAACATAGAATTGTTCTCATTGGTGGAACAGAATATGCAGGTGAAATTAAAAAGTCGATATTCTCTGTCATGAACTACTTGCTTCCTAAACAAAATATTATGCCTATGCACTGTTCAGCTAACGTAGGCAAGGAAGGTGATGTAGCATTATTCTTCGGTTTATCAGGAACAGGGAAAACAACGTTGTCTGCTGATCCGGAGCGTCGTCTGATCGGCGATGACGAGCACGCCTGGTCAAACCATGGAGTCGCTAATATCGAAGGTGGCTGTTACGCCAAGTGTATCAACTTATCAGCAGAGAAAGAGCCGCAAATTTTTAATGCCATTCAATTTGGCTCAGTGTTAGAAAACGTAGTAATGGATGAAGAAACTCAAATTCCTGATTATGACAATACCAGCCTCACGGAGAACACTCGGGCGGCATATCCATTACATCACATTGATAACACCGTCCAGCCAAGCATTGCAGGGCATCCAAATGCAATTGTGTTTTTAACTGCTGATGCTACAGGCGTTCTGCCGCCAATTAGTAAACTGACAAAAGAACAGGCAATGTATCATTTCTTAAGCGGATATACAAGTAAATTAGCAGGAACAGAACGCGGAGTTACTTCTCCACAAGCTACCTTTTCTGCTTGTTTCGGGTCTCCATTCCTGCCATTAGCACCTTCTGTATATGCTGAGATGATAGGCGAAAAAATCGACCAATTTGATACGAAGGTATATCTGGTCAATACAGGCTGGACGGGAGGAGCCTATGGAGAAGGAGAAAGAATGAAACTTTCCCATACCCGTTCAATGGTTCACGCAGCGCTTGAAGGTGAGCTAAATTCAGTAGAAACGTACAATGACCCAGTATTTGGACTTCAAATCCCGCTTCATTGTCCAGGAGTTCCAGATGATGTATTATTACCGAGAAAGACATGGGATAATCCTGATGCTTATGATAAAAAAGCTCAGGAACTAGCAGAAAAATTCCACGACAACTTTAAGAAATTCACACATGCCAGCTCAGCTATCAAAAATGCCGGTCCTGCTTTTGGCAGAAAGTAAACATGTTTCCTCATCTCCTCAAAATAGATAAAACGAGCGCGCAGTTTAACTGCGCGCTCGTTTTGATTACTATTGCTTATTCAGTAGGATCCCCTAGAAATTTCTCTTTAATCTGTCTCATACAATTGGGCAGCACATCATCTTTCATCATAAAACTGTACTGCTCATCACTGACAATTCCTTCTGGAAGCTCCTCAAGCAATACAGGACCATTCGTTTCAAAATAATGGTCTTGCGATTGTAACTGTGATATGGAAGCGAAATACACATTTTTAACAATGGTTCCGCCCTTCCCTGCTACATGATATTGTCCCACATAATCAATCTGCTTAACACGCCCGCCTGTTTCCTCAAGTACTTCTCTGATCGCAGCATCTTTCGCTGTTTCTCCTTTTTCTACTTTGCCACCAGGAAATTCGAGGCCCCTGTCTTTATGATTGGTCAACAGCCATTTATTATCGAATTGACAAATAACCCAAACATGCTTTGGTGTCTTAGAAAATGGATGATTATCAAAGGATAACTTAACTTGATTTCGATAGTAATCGCTAAATGTTTTCATGTAAGATCATCTGCCTTTAATCCGTTAATTATGTAATGAATAAGAACTTTAGCGATACACTCTATCATGTATTGCTATTTAAATCGTATCATAAGCAAGCCAGATTACAAACAGTACCGTTCGTATTATTACTATGATTATCGATACCCTTATGTAAACTTTGTAAATGCTGCATGTTTTACCATAATTATGAAACTAAACTCGGCATCATTCGTATGTAATAGTATGTAGATAAAAGGAGGAATTTAAAATGAAAAAAATAAGATGGATTGTACTCAGTTTATTGTTTATCACTATGCTGTTTGTAACAGCTTGCTCGAGTAATGAAGCTGAAAAGGCGAAAGGAGTGTTTATGAAGTCTTCTGAAGCTTCAAAGGAATTAAACAGCTTTTCCATGAAGCTGGATGTCACTCAAAACTATAGTGCAGAATCGTCTGAAACCAAGGTACCCCCTCAACCAATCAAAACTTCGATTGATTCAGATATTCAACTTCAGCCGTTAGCATTACACCAAACAATTGATATAATGGGAAAGACTGTGGAACAGTATCATACAAAAAAGGGCATGTATATGTCTCAGCCCGGAACCCAAGGCTGGGTCAAAGCTCCTGAGGAACTTTGGGAACAATTGACTCAAACCAGTATTGCCCAGCAAACTCCAGGAAAACAACTTGAAATGCTGCAAGACTATGTAGACGAATTTAACATGGAAGAAAAAAATAATACTTATATTTTGTCTTTTAGTTCTAAAGGAGACAATGTTCAAAAGTTGATCGAGAAAACCATGGCTCAGTCAATGCCCAAAGGAATGCTTCCCGATAATCTGCTGAAGGAGTTAAAAGTTGAAAAGGCTAGCTATACTTTAACCATTAATAAAGACACCTACTATCCTGAATCAATCGAATCAACCATGGACTTTTCTATAGTAGTGGATGGCAAGCAGGCATTTATTAGTCAAAAAATGAGTGGTAAATACAGCAATTTTAATGAGGTTGAAGAGATTGTCATTCCCCAGGAAATTATAAAAAACGCCCAAGAGATGTCTGACTTAAGTTCCGTAACACAATAAATACAAATAGGGGCTGGGACATAAGTAAATCTCTAAAATGAAAAGACGAACGAAGCGCTATTTAAGCGGAGGAAATATACGGAGACTCCTGCGGGAGGAAAGGCCTAGGTGTGACCTCGCAGTGCGTCAGCACAAGAAGGCTCAACAGCCGCCCGCGGAAAGCGCAGTATATTTTCGCAGCGGTTATACAACAATCATAGTTTCTAATTAGTTCGGATTTTCATTTGGTAAAAATACTTTTGTCCAACCCTCATTTGTCTTTTAAAACACCCATTCCACTGATGTGGTGCCTGGTCGTATCATCACCTAAGTCATAGATCATCTGCAAGGCTCTTGTCATGCCCTCATCATATTCGTCATTCGAACTATCTTTGTGATACTCTACAAACGGAACGTGTGATCGAAAGAAAGCTCTTGTATCCGAGTTATACATTTCATTAAACACTTCCCTTAATAAAAGAAGTTCTTCTCGATCAGCGTTAATGATGAACTCATCATTGTTGCCATTGCGATTAATTGATATTTCACGTGTGCCGATATTTACAAAGTACTGGTTTTTTCCATCCATAATAAAAACCTCCTTATAACATAGCCTTAGCTATATAGGAAAGCTTTATTACAATAAAAAGCAAG encodes the following:
- a CDS encoding gamma carbonic anhydrase family protein, which translates into the protein MICEYKGKYPQIDSTAYIAEDAAITGDVVIGPYASVWFKTVIRGDVAPVKIGKEVNIQDLSMLHQSPNQPLIIEDGVTVGHQVTLHSAHIKKDALIGMGSLILDGAEIGEQAFIGAGSLVPPGKVIPPRTLAFGRPAKVVRELNEEDYKELERIRTTYVEKGQVYKQLRKES
- the metK gene encoding methionine adenosyltransferase, which produces MPANRRLFTSESVTEGHPDKICDQISDAILDEILKNDPNARVACETTVTTGLVLVSGEISTNTYVDIPAIVRQTIKDIGYTRAKYGFDADTCAVLTAIDEQSPDIAGGVDVALESREGQMSDQEIESIGAGDQGLMFGFANNETAELMPLPISLAHKLSKRLSDMRNDGTLGYLRPDGKTQVTIEYDEHDQPVRVDTIVISTQHAEEITLEQIQRDLKDKVIQPVVPSELIDEETKYFINPTGRFVIGGPQGDAGLTGRKIIVDTYGGYARHGGGAFSGKDATKVDRSGAYAARYVAKNIVAAGLADSCEVQLAYAIGVAQPVSISIDTHGSGKVTEEKLVTAVRELFDLRPAGIIKMLDLRRPIYRQTAAYGHFGRTDVEFPWEKVDRAEDLKKRLQ
- the pckA gene encoding phosphoenolpyruvate carboxykinase (ATP), with translation MSAINQLSDLNQLLAQEHVLHHLSVPQLVEKILSKKEGSLTDRGAVLATTGTYTGRSPKDKFIVKDHESEPNVNWGSTNQPIDESTFVHLYHKVLDHLKEREEVFVFKGYAGADKKSQLPIQVINEFAWHNLFARQMFIRPTDQELSEHEAEFTVISAPTFKANPRVDGTNSEAFIMISFKHRIVLIGGTEYAGEIKKSIFSVMNYLLPKQNIMPMHCSANVGKEGDVALFFGLSGTGKTTLSADPERRLIGDDEHAWSNHGVANIEGGCYAKCINLSAEKEPQIFNAIQFGSVLENVVMDEETQIPDYDNTSLTENTRAAYPLHHIDNTVQPSIAGHPNAIVFLTADATGVLPPISKLTKEQAMYHFLSGYTSKLAGTERGVTSPQATFSACFGSPFLPLAPSVYAEMIGEKIDQFDTKVYLVNTGWTGGAYGEGERMKLSHTRSMVHAALEGELNSVETYNDPVFGLQIPLHCPGVPDDVLLPRKTWDNPDAYDKKAQELAEKFHDNFKKFTHASSAIKNAGPAFGRK
- the ytkD gene encoding RNA deprotection pyrophosphohydrolase, encoding MKTFSDYYRNQVKLSFDNHPFSKTPKHVWVICQFDNKWLLTNHKDRGLEFPGGKVEKGETAKDAAIREVLEETGGRVKQIDYVGQYHVAGKGGTIVKNVYFASISQLQSQDHYFETNGPVLLEELPEGIVSDEQYSFMMKDDVLPNCMRQIKEKFLGDPTE
- a CDS encoding DUF6612 family protein; translated protein: MKKIRWIVLSLLFITMLFVTACSSNEAEKAKGVFMKSSEASKELNSFSMKLDVTQNYSAESSETKVPPQPIKTSIDSDIQLQPLALHQTIDIMGKTVEQYHTKKGMYMSQPGTQGWVKAPEELWEQLTQTSIAQQTPGKQLEMLQDYVDEFNMEEKNNTYILSFSSKGDNVQKLIEKTMAQSMPKGMLPDNLLKELKVEKASYTLTINKDTYYPESIESTMDFSIVVDGKQAFISQKMSGKYSNFNEVEEIVIPQEIIKNAQEMSDLSSVTQ
- a CDS encoding hydrolase; translated protein: MDGKNQYFVNIGTREISINRNGNNDEFIINADREELLLLREVFNEMYNSDTRAFFRSHVPFVEYHKDSSNDEYDEGMTRALQMIYDLGDDTTRHHISGMGVLKDK